In Capsicum annuum cultivar UCD-10X-F1 chromosome 11, UCD10Xv1.1, whole genome shotgun sequence, one genomic interval encodes:
- the LOC107848023 gene encoding ATP synthase subunit d, mitochondrial, which translates to MSGTVKKIADVTFKAGKTIDWEGMAKLLVTDEARKEFSNLRRAFDDVNSQLQTKFSQEPEPINWEYYRKGIGSRLVDMYKEAYESIEIPKFEDTVTPQYKPKFDALLVELKEAEKQSLKESERLEKEVAEVQELKKKLSTMTADEYFEKHPELKKKFDDEIRNDYWGY; encoded by the exons ATGAGCGGAACAGTGAAGAAGATCGCCGATGTAACATTTAAGGCAGGCAAAACTATTGATTGGGAAGGAATGGCTAAGCTTTTGGTAACCGATGAAGCTCGTAAGGAGTTTTCTAATCTCCGTCGTGCTTTTGATGATGTTAACTCTCAGCTCCAAACTAAGTTCAGCCAG GAGCCTGAGCCCATTAACTGGGAATATTACAGGAAAGGAATTGGTTCTCGCTTGGTAGACATGTACAAAGAAGCCTATGAAA GCATTGAGATCCCCAAGTTCGAGGACACAGTTACTCCTCAATACAAACCCAAGTTTGATGCCCTG TTGGTGGAACTGAAAGAAGCTGAGAAGCAATCTCTCAAGGAATCTGAAAGATTAGAAAAGGAAGTTGCTGAAGTGCAAGAGTTGAAG AAAAAACTCAGTACCATGACAGCAGATGAATACTTTGAGAAGCATCCTGAGTTAAAGAAGAAATTTGACGATGAAATTCGAAATGATTACTGGGGCTACTAA